One Rosa chinensis cultivar Old Blush chromosome 5, RchiOBHm-V2, whole genome shotgun sequence genomic region harbors:
- the LOC112201966 gene encoding UPF0481 protein At3g47200, which produces MGKGNLIIASRWLILQKITSNCGRRFQESWACTTFPTLDARGFHQVRGGSSSLTEELEGILNPEDQGRESSTSSMTCIYKVPSTMRQVNRKAYEPNIVSIGPYHHGVESLQEMEKLKHTYFRRLFQPNYHDRLDDEVVSLKKKAVDDAKKAMEELEVAARSCYSEQSKLSSKAFVKMMLIDGCFIIGLLRDSLQSDFEHTPSIIQRWMLPTLRRDLIKLENQLPLFVLRKLFQLTKASTTCHEKPIASWELEALALRFFEPLLRGHDVLTEASATCHEKPIAIWVLEALALRFFKPLLRGHDVLNKTPQHYAPKQCQSSSSKHFLDLFHSKISPDCSTCTALQAPRRGKQTKQILSIQELKEAGVKFRTDPTRGPLDITFGRVAWSWGKVLTIPRIHIDDHRGTLFRNMVAFEKCDRNCHQDVTTYLFFLDSLINSAKDVGLLHYHGVLHHSLGSNRRVAKLVNNLCKEVGPDVSKSYLYKVVRDVNEYYSSKYGKIRGFLVHHHFSSWLVGISTLAACLALYLALIQTGCTVATAREDLHKHTTFGDFLKESLLWHHLSRWVIWKCPVSGSTENNALDPNDEVLCILLDIGIEFY; this is translated from the coding sequence ATGGGGAAGGGAAACCTTATAATTGCAAGCAGATGGTTAATCTTGCAGAAGATAACCAGCAATTGCGGAAGGAGATTTCAAGAAAGTTGGGCTTGTACTACTTTTCCTACACTTGATGCAAGAGGTTTCCATCAAGTTCGTGGTGGCAGCTCATCATTGACAGAAGAGCTGGAGGGTATTCTTAATCCTGAAGATCAAGGGAGGGAGAGTAGTACTAGCTCTATGACCTGCATTTACAAGGTTCCTAGCACCATGCGTCAGGTGAACAGGAAGGCTTACGAGCCCAACATTGTGTCCATCGGTCCTTACCATCACGGAGTTGAAAGCCTACAAGAAATGGAGAAGCTTAAGCACACATACTTTCGGCGCCTCTTTCAACCAAACTACCATGATCGGTTGGATGATGAAGTAGTGTCGCTGAAGAAGAAGGCGGTAGATGATGCGaagaaggcaatggaggaattGGAGGTGGCGGCTAGGAGCTGCTACTCGGAACAATCCAAGCTTAGCAGCAAGGCGTTTGTAAAGATGATGCTGATTGATGGTTGCTTCATTATAGGGTTGCTCAGGGACTCATTGCAGTCCGATTTTGAGCACACACCCTCCATCATTCAAAGGTGGATGCTTCCAACTCTGCGCCGGGATTTGATCAAGCTCGAAAATCAGCTTCCCCTCTTTGTCCTGCGCAAATTATTTCAGCTGACCAAAGCAAGCACTACTTGTCATGAGAAACCAATTGCAAGTTGGGAATTGGAAGCACTAGCCCTTCGCTTCTTTGAGCCGCTACTGCGAGGACATGATGTTCTGACTGAAGCAAGCGCTACTTGTCATGAGAAACCAATTGCAATTTGGGTATTGGAAGCACTAGCCCTTCGCTTCTTTAAGCCGCTACTGCGAGGACATGATGTTCTGAACAAAACACCGCAGCATTATGCACCAAAACAATGTcaaagcagcagcagcaagcACTTTCTTGATCTTTTCCACAGTAAAATCAGTCCGGACTGCTCCACCTGTACAGCACTTCAAGCGCCGCGGCGAGGGAAGCAAACCAAGCAGATTCTATCAATACAAGAGCTCAAGGAGGCCGGAGTCAAGTTCAGAACAGACCCCACTCGAGGGCCACTAGACATCACTTTCGGCCGCGTCGCTTGGAGTTGGGGGAAGGTACTCACAATCCCTCGAATACACATTGATGATCACAGAGGCACATTGTTTCGAAACATGGTTGCATTCGAAAAATGTGACCGCAACTGCCACCAAGATGTTACAACCTATTTGTTTTTCCTCGACAGCCTCATCAACTCGGCCAAGGATGTAGGGCTCCTGCACTACCACGGAGTCCTGCACCACTCTCTAGGCAGCAACAGGAGGGTGGCAAAACTCGTCAACAACCTTTGCAAGGAGGTTGGTCCGGATGTTTCCAAGTCCTACTTGTACAAGGTGGTTAGAGATGTCAATGAGTACTATAGTTCCAAGTATGGAAAAATAAGAGGCTTCTTGGTACACCACCATTTTAGTAGCTGGTTGGTGGGCATCTCTACTCTTGCAGCATGCTTAGCTCTTTACCTAGCACTCATTCAGACCGGCTGCACAGTCGCCACTGCCAGAGAAGACTTGCATAAACACACCACATTTGGAGACTTTCTGAAAGAGTCTTTGCTTTGGCATCATTTATCTAGGTGGGTCATTTGGAAATGCCCTGTCAGTGGCAGTACTGAGAATAACGCCCTTGATCCTAATGATGAAGTACTGTGTATACTACTTGACATAGGAATCGAATTTTATTAA